One segment of Carya illinoinensis cultivar Pawnee chromosome 13, C.illinoinensisPawnee_v1, whole genome shotgun sequence DNA contains the following:
- the LOC122290989 gene encoding uncharacterized protein LOC122290989 — protein sequence MKIISWNYRGLGNPRTVQILRLLVKEKLPDVVFIMETKLNYVRSNRIAKSLNFEGCCVSEAVGRSGGLILMWKQKDLLELVNFSRYHFNVMVKDGFSSFSWLLTCFYGHPNASLRKYTWSLLSSFKPGEEGWVVIGDFNEILYNNEKAGGNYRSEYLMRSFKKVLEEGNLFDLGWKRNKFTWCNHHEDESFTNERLDRVLANSRWKAFYSKVSVETLPTICSYHSPILFDCSIERCLEARYFFPFKYEANWSKEEGCSETVGAAWHGSSGGETGLTRILKKLDRTRRGLQSWSKNMVRDRNTAIKEKTQLLGELQS from the coding sequence ATGAAAATCATAAGCTGGAACtatcgggggcttgggaacccccgaacAGTTCAAATCCTTCGATTACTAGTGAAGGAGAAGTTACCCGATGTGGTTTTTATTATGGAAACTAAACTAAACTATGTGAGATCAAATAGGATTGCAAAGTCTTTGAATTTTGAAGGGTGTTGTGTCAGCGAGGCCGTTGGTAGAAGTGGAGGGCTCATTCTGATGTGGAAACAAAAAGACTTACTTGAGTTAGTAAATTTCTCAAGATATCATTTTAATGTGATGGTTAAAGATGGTTTCAGTAGTTTTAGTTGGTTGTTGACATGTTTTTATGGGCATCCGAATgcttctttaagaaaatatacttGGAGCCTACTCTCTTCTTTCAAACCTGGTGAGGAGGGGTGGGTGGTGattggtgactttaatgagattttataTAACAATGAGAAGGCAGGGGGAAATTACAGAAGTGAATATCTCATGAGAAGTTTCAAAAAGGTTCTAGAGGAGGGAAACCTGTTTGATTTAGGGTGGAAAAGAAACAAGTTCACGTGGTGCAACCATCATGAAGATGAGTCTTTTACCAATGAAAGATTAGATAGAGTCCTTGCCAATTCGAGGTGGAAAGCTTTTTACTCAAAGGTTTCAGTGGAAACACTTCCAACTATCTGCTCATACCACAGCCCAATACTATTTGATTGTAGTATTGAGAGGTGTTTAGAAGCCAGATActtctttccttttaaatatgaagCCAATTGGAGTAAGGAAGAGGGGTGTAGTGAGACTGTTGGGGCAGCTTGGCATGGTAGTAGTGGAGGAGAGACTGGTTTGACCAGGATTTTAAAAAAGCTGGATAGAACAAGAAGGGGGCTTCAAAGTTGGAGCAAAAATATGGTTAGAGATAGAAACACAGCTATTAAGGAAAAAACTCAGCTTTTGGGTGAATTGCAGAGCTGA